One region of Nitrospirota bacterium genomic DNA includes:
- a CDS encoding DMT family transporter yields MPADRATHRLGMVLMLAAAACIGIQGFFVKLAGREIDPVTLAFLRFAASYALTRAAMTASWVEIRPGNLRILWIRGVLGGIGSLLLFLAVTHTRLSNAIVLFYTYPVFSALITRVLHGTDLSLAVVGAFAASFVGVYWIVQPSFDAVAAGDVFGLLAALTAGGAIVSLKVSRSTETVWTVFHYYNIAGMLVTGPLLLWHWTTPTLQSLPVLLAVLVFSILGQLGTTYAYRYTTAVEGGVLSMFGAVVGSALGIGVLHESATPHFVAGALLVLLAGIYLTVRGTEDKNSRITHHR; encoded by the coding sequence GTTCTTCGTCAAACTCGCCGGCCGGGAGATCGACCCCGTCACGCTGGCCTTTCTGCGCTTTGCCGCGAGCTACGCGCTCACGCGCGCGGCCATGACTGCGAGTTGGGTGGAGATCCGCCCGGGCAATCTGCGCATCCTCTGGATCCGCGGGGTGCTGGGCGGCATCGGAAGCCTGCTGCTCTTTCTGGCGGTCACGCACACGCGCCTGTCTAACGCCATTGTGCTGTTTTACACCTATCCGGTGTTTTCAGCGTTGATTACCCGCGTGTTGCATGGGACCGACCTGTCGTTGGCCGTGGTGGGGGCGTTTGCCGCGTCGTTCGTGGGCGTGTATTGGATCGTCCAGCCGTCGTTCGACGCGGTTGCGGCCGGGGACGTTTTCGGGTTGCTCGCCGCGCTGACAGCGGGCGGGGCGATCGTGTCGCTCAAAGTCTCGCGATCCACGGAAACCGTGTGGACCGTGTTCCACTATTACAACATCGCGGGGATGCTGGTCACGGGCCCCCTCCTACTCTGGCATTGGACCACACCGACGCTCCAGAGCCTCCCGGTTCTGCTCGCCGTGTTGGTGTTCTCGATCTTGGGGCAACTCGGCACCACGTACGCCTACCGCTATACCACGGCGGTGGAAGGGGGAGTGCTGTCCATGTTCGGCGCCGTGGTGGGCAGCGCCCTGGGAATCGGCGTGCTACACGAGTCGGCCACCCCACACTTCGTGGCCGGGGCCCTGTTGGTGCTGCTAGCGGGGATCTATTTAACGGTCCGGGGGACCGAGGACAAGAACAGCAGAATCACGCATCACAGGTAA
- the metH gene encoding methionine synthase: MTIRHSTDQLRELLARRILVLDGAMGTVLQGKNLTAADFGGADCEGCNEHLNLTRPDVVTSVFEAYLDAGADIVETNTFGGTPIVLAEYALAEKAREINRASAALARRAADSRSTADKPRFVAGSMGPTTKTITVTGGVTFDQLADSFAVQARGLIEGGVDLLLLETAQDTLNLKAAAIGIARAQETLGSRVPLMVSGTIEPMGTMLAGQGVEALYTSLEHLNLFSIGLNCATGPEFMTDHLRSLAGMATCFVSVYPNAGLPDEEGRYAETPQSLAAKLARFVDEGWVNMVGGCCGTTPAHIAAIAAMVQAKRPRTPQRSLRPAVSGIDFVPIEDDNRPLIVGERTNVIGSRKFKELIIDGKLEEAGEIGRNQAKNGAQILDVCMANPDRNELADMDAFISILTKKVKLPLMIDSTDHVVIEAALKRCQGKCIINSINLEDGEERFEHVVPLIKRYGGAVVVGCIDEDPQQGMGVTRQRKLEIAKRSYDLLVNKYGLPPRDIIFDALVFPVGTGDANYIGSAIETIEGIKLIKAALPETKTILGISNVSFGLPPAGREVLNAVYLYHNVKAGLDLAIVNAERLERYPSIPEEERRLAEDLIFWRGDDPVAAFAAHFKGKQTKVRATAADLPLDDRLARYIVEGSRDGLVADLDEALKTRAPLEIINGPLMTGMDEVGRLFNNNELIVAEVLQSAEAMKAAVRHLEQFMEKSATASKGKILLATVKGDVHDIGKNLVEIILGNNGYEIVNLGIKVAPEVLIDAYRREKPDAIGLSGLLVKSAQQMVITAQDLRAAGIEVPILVGGAALSNKFTATKIAPEYPGIVLYAKDAMSGLDLANRLSDDQERQALIARIREEQQSMVRGASVSKPAATVTTAVPPRSAVRRDVPIPPAPDYDRHLLRNVPLGEVFAYINPIMLYGKHLGLRGQIDKLLSEKDEKAVKLHETVEALKTEILEKKLMAAHAVWRFFPCQADGDDLVLYDRVRPDRVLETFTFPRQAAGERLCLADYCRDRDSGQRDVIALFAVTCGVGIRELSQRWKDAGEYLRSHALQAIAVEGAEGLAEWLHRRLRTSWGFPDPPTTTIHDVLKNKYQGVRVSFGYPACPNLADQRKLFALLQPKDIGIELTDGDMMDPEASVSALVFHHPEAKYFRAD, translated from the coding sequence ATGACTATCCGACACTCCACTGACCAACTTCGCGAACTGCTGGCCCGCCGTATCCTCGTCTTGGATGGAGCGATGGGTACCGTGCTGCAGGGCAAGAACCTCACCGCTGCTGATTTCGGGGGGGCGGATTGCGAGGGGTGCAACGAGCACCTGAACTTGACCCGGCCCGACGTCGTCACCAGTGTGTTCGAGGCCTACCTCGACGCGGGCGCGGACATCGTTGAGACCAATACGTTCGGCGGCACGCCCATCGTGCTCGCGGAGTACGCCTTGGCCGAGAAAGCGCGCGAGATCAACCGCGCCAGCGCCGCGCTCGCGCGTCGCGCTGCGGATTCGCGGTCGACCGCCGACAAACCGCGGTTCGTGGCGGGCTCGATGGGTCCCACGACCAAAACCATCACCGTGACCGGCGGGGTGACTTTCGATCAACTCGCGGACTCGTTCGCGGTGCAGGCCCGGGGCCTGATCGAGGGCGGCGTGGATCTGCTGCTGCTCGAGACCGCGCAGGACACGCTCAACCTCAAAGCCGCAGCCATTGGCATTGCCCGCGCGCAGGAGACGCTCGGATCGCGCGTCCCGCTCATGGTCTCGGGCACCATCGAGCCCATGGGCACCATGCTGGCGGGTCAGGGCGTCGAAGCCCTCTACACCTCGCTCGAGCACCTCAACCTGTTTTCGATCGGACTGAACTGCGCAACCGGACCGGAATTCATGACCGATCACCTGCGCTCGCTCGCAGGTATGGCCACCTGTTTCGTGTCGGTCTATCCCAACGCGGGCCTGCCCGACGAGGAAGGCCGCTACGCGGAGACGCCGCAAAGCTTGGCCGCCAAACTCGCCCGCTTCGTGGACGAGGGGTGGGTGAATATGGTGGGCGGCTGTTGCGGGACGACCCCTGCGCACATCGCCGCGATCGCCGCCATGGTCCAAGCGAAGCGCCCGCGAACACCGCAACGCAGCCTGAGGCCCGCAGTGTCCGGCATCGACTTCGTGCCCATTGAGGACGACAACCGCCCGCTGATCGTGGGCGAGCGCACCAACGTGATCGGCAGCCGCAAGTTCAAGGAATTGATCATCGACGGCAAGCTCGAAGAAGCCGGGGAAATCGGCCGCAACCAGGCCAAAAACGGCGCGCAGATCTTGGACGTGTGTATGGCCAACCCGGACCGCAACGAGTTGGCCGACATGGACGCGTTCATCAGCATCCTGACCAAGAAGGTCAAACTTCCGCTGATGATCGATTCCACGGATCACGTGGTGATCGAGGCCGCGCTCAAGCGCTGCCAGGGCAAGTGCATCATCAACTCGATCAACCTTGAGGACGGCGAGGAACGGTTCGAACACGTCGTACCGCTGATCAAGCGCTACGGCGGCGCGGTGGTGGTGGGCTGCATCGACGAGGACCCGCAGCAGGGCATGGGGGTCACGCGCCAGCGCAAACTGGAGATTGCGAAGCGGTCGTACGATCTGCTGGTCAACAAGTACGGTCTGCCGCCGCGCGACATTATCTTCGACGCGCTCGTCTTCCCGGTCGGCACCGGCGACGCCAACTATATCGGTTCGGCGATCGAGACGATCGAAGGCATCAAGCTGATCAAGGCGGCGCTGCCTGAAACCAAGACCATCCTGGGAATCAGCAACGTGTCGTTCGGTTTGCCTCCGGCCGGTCGCGAGGTGCTGAACGCGGTGTATCTCTATCACAACGTCAAAGCCGGGCTCGACCTGGCGATCGTGAACGCGGAACGGTTGGAGCGCTACCCGTCTATTCCCGAAGAGGAACGTCGCCTGGCCGAAGACCTGATTTTCTGGCGTGGCGATGATCCGGTAGCCGCGTTTGCCGCGCACTTCAAAGGCAAGCAGACCAAGGTCCGGGCAACCGCCGCGGATCTGCCGTTGGACGATCGTTTGGCGCGGTACATCGTCGAGGGCTCGCGCGACGGACTGGTGGCGGATCTCGACGAGGCGCTCAAGACGCGCGCGCCCCTGGAAATCATCAACGGTCCGCTGATGACCGGGATGGACGAGGTGGGCCGGCTCTTCAACAACAACGAGCTGATCGTGGCCGAAGTGCTGCAGAGCGCTGAAGCGATGAAGGCCGCGGTGCGCCACCTGGAACAGTTCATGGAAAAGTCCGCGACCGCGTCCAAAGGCAAGATCCTGCTCGCCACGGTCAAAGGCGACGTGCACGACATCGGCAAGAACCTCGTGGAGATCATTCTGGGCAACAACGGCTACGAGATCGTGAACCTCGGGATCAAAGTGGCCCCCGAGGTGCTCATCGACGCGTACCGCCGCGAGAAGCCCGACGCGATCGGGCTCTCCGGGTTGCTGGTCAAGTCGGCCCAGCAGATGGTCATCACCGCGCAGGACCTGCGCGCCGCTGGCATCGAGGTTCCCATCCTGGTGGGCGGCGCCGCCCTGTCGAACAAGTTCACGGCCACTAAAATCGCACCCGAGTACCCCGGGATCGTCCTGTACGCCAAGGACGCCATGAGCGGACTGGATCTGGCGAACCGGCTCTCCGACGACCAGGAGCGCCAAGCGCTGATCGCGCGGATCCGGGAGGAGCAACAATCCATGGTCCGGGGGGCGAGCGTGTCCAAGCCAGCCGCCACAGTCACGACCGCAGTACCCCCGCGCTCGGCGGTCCGCCGCGACGTACCGATTCCCCCCGCGCCCGATTACGACCGCCACCTGTTGCGCAACGTGCCGCTCGGCGAGGTGTTCGCGTACATCAACCCGATCATGCTCTACGGGAAGCACCTCGGTTTGCGCGGGCAGATCGACAAATTGCTGTCCGAGAAGGACGAGAAGGCGGTCAAGCTGCATGAAACCGTCGAAGCCCTCAAAACCGAAATCCTGGAAAAGAAGTTGATGGCCGCCCACGCAGTGTGGCGGTTCTTCCCCTGCCAGGCCGATGGTGATGACCTGGTCCTGTACGATCGGGTTCGGCCCGATCGCGTACTGGAGACGTTCACCTTCCCCCGCCAGGCAGCGGGCGAACGGCTGTGCCTCGCGGACTACTGCCGCGACCGGGACTCCGGCCAGCGCGACGTGATCGCGCTCTTTGCGGTCACCTGCGGGGTCGGGATCCGGGAGCTGTCGCAGCGATGGAAAGACGCGGGCGAGTACCTTCGCTCGCACGCGCTGCAGGCCATCGCGGTGGAAGGCGCGGAAGGGTTGGCTGAGTGGCTGCACCGCAGGTTGCGGACGTCCTGGGGGTTCCCCGACCCGCCCACCACCACGATCCACGACGTGCTCAAGAACAAGTACCAGGGCGTTCGGGTGAGCTTCGGCTACCCCGCCTGCCCCAACCTGGCTGACCAGCGCAAACTGTTCGCGCTGTTGCAGCCGAAGGACATTGGCATTGAACTCACGGACGGTGATATGATGGACCCCGAGGCTTCGGTGTCCGCCCTGGTATTTCACCATCCCGAAGCCAAATACTTCCGAGCGGACTAA
- a CDS encoding Ig-like domain-containing protein yields the protein MTRARWQSSAVAVLGALLAACATDSAPVGTLSGSSGLVTSGASTLNGTVGVQYPNVTFSVEDSTPGALFYWTVSGSLPPGLTVTPANNATLSNTLVLSGTPTTAGQFPFQITVHTSDHSLLISAASQVVTIAGAGGSPVVIALPFTWIVNVADEEILGVIGGQPLYTWSATNLPPGVTLNQTEGKLSGTVTSVGSYPINVTVTDSAGNQGNGTVTLTVISLATYQGTWTGIVQGGPFTEQRLSLLLNQSGLAAQATLDGLILASPSQPLQFTYDTTPGFVGINKFISQINWHLVCLLNDATGDLDCAVHDGLGGNSVNATAVLKNVSQASQDTTVPTVASTTPANGATGVTASQVTVVFNELMSGTGGTAITLSGGSGTVGIPSYADTTTDPASRTLRIPLSGLQDNTSYTVTLNPSGQTGFFDLAGNPLATTSISFTTAAVVANNPPTANPDSYTTLLGAPLQITLEGSDPEGGALTYTVVNPPATGTLTPSGTTTTGDRTYTPAVAGPVSFTFIVTDPLGSQSSPATINITVQQPPVAQAQGLAIMQNTSAAITLEGTAEPGATITAYTIVPGSGPTNGTLVPGGSGSSHTYTPNTSFIGTDRFTFTVTDSRGLVSAPATVTIVVSLTEPPVAFDQTIIIGRRTGTVAAQWAIFLSGSSSAVRFKIVRWPTYQDYNYVGICGTTTDPTIPQDGPCSVMDYVGGRTYQTGWTAIDGGTRKPTVTPEVGTSSVVDLQLASGLPSPQSTGNITVTGSPYAVVYTATICHFQDFSQDSFDFVAIDANGVESAPATVTILPRNQCVGTH from the coding sequence ATGACCAGAGCACGGTGGCAGAGCTCAGCAGTCGCGGTCTTGGGCGCGCTACTCGCGGCGTGCGCAACAGACAGCGCACCCGTTGGAACGCTTTCCGGAAGCAGCGGGCTGGTCACCTCGGGAGCCAGCACGCTCAACGGGACTGTCGGGGTCCAATACCCCAACGTCACGTTCTCGGTCGAGGACAGCACCCCTGGCGCTCTCTTTTATTGGACGGTCTCGGGATCGTTGCCTCCCGGCCTCACGGTGACACCGGCCAACAATGCCACGCTTTCGAACACGTTGGTCCTCTCCGGCACACCCACGACCGCGGGTCAGTTTCCGTTTCAGATTACAGTACACACGTCTGATCATAGCCTGCTGATCTCCGCAGCTTCCCAGGTGGTGACCATTGCGGGCGCGGGTGGATCGCCGGTCGTGATCGCGTTACCGTTTACCTGGATCGTCAATGTGGCCGACGAGGAGATCCTGGGTGTGATCGGGGGACAGCCGCTCTACACCTGGTCTGCGACAAACTTGCCGCCCGGCGTGACGCTGAATCAAACCGAGGGGAAGCTCTCCGGAACCGTGACGTCGGTAGGTTCGTATCCGATCAACGTCACGGTGACAGACTCGGCAGGTAATCAGGGCAACGGAACGGTGACGCTCACGGTGATCTCCCTTGCCACGTACCAAGGAACGTGGACCGGAATTGTCCAGGGCGGCCCGTTTACCGAACAGCGGCTGAGCCTGTTGCTCAATCAAAGCGGTCTGGCCGCGCAAGCCACACTCGACGGGCTGATCCTCGCCAGCCCCAGCCAACCGCTCCAGTTTACCTATGACACCACGCCGGGGTTCGTGGGAATCAACAAGTTTATTAGCCAGATCAACTGGCACCTGGTGTGTCTCTTAAACGATGCCACTGGGGATCTTGACTGCGCCGTGCATGATGGTTTGGGTGGCAATTCAGTCAATGCCACCGCAGTGCTCAAGAACGTGAGCCAAGCCAGTCAAGACACCACGGTCCCTACGGTCGCGAGTACGACCCCCGCGAATGGAGCAACGGGCGTCACGGCGAGCCAGGTCACCGTGGTGTTCAACGAACTGATGTCTGGAACCGGAGGAACCGCGATCACCTTGAGCGGTGGGTCCGGAACCGTAGGAATCCCAAGCTACGCTGACACGACCACTGATCCGGCCTCGCGCACGCTGAGGATCCCGCTTTCGGGACTTCAGGACAACACGTCGTACACCGTCACATTGAACCCTTCGGGTCAAACGGGATTCTTCGATCTCGCGGGAAATCCGCTGGCCACAACTTCGATCTCGTTCACGACCGCGGCGGTTGTCGCGAACAATCCGCCGACCGCAAACCCAGACAGCTACACGACGCTCCTCGGCGCTCCACTGCAGATCACGCTCGAAGGGTCCGATCCCGAAGGGGGAGCGCTCACGTATACGGTTGTGAACCCGCCAGCGACAGGCACTCTGACACCAAGCGGCACGACCACAACCGGGGACCGGACGTACACGCCCGCCGTGGCCGGCCCGGTCAGCTTTACGTTTATTGTGACCGATCCCCTTGGCAGCCAGTCGTCGCCGGCGACAATCAACATTACCGTCCAACAGCCCCCAGTCGCCCAAGCTCAGGGGCTCGCCATTATGCAGAATACGTCGGCGGCGATCACCTTGGAAGGCACAGCGGAACCAGGCGCCACGATCACGGCTTACACGATCGTGCCTGGAAGCGGCCCCACCAACGGCACGCTCGTGCCGGGGGGAAGCGGCAGCTCGCACACCTATACGCCCAACACCTCGTTCATCGGGACCGACCGCTTCACGTTCACCGTGACGGACTCGAGGGGTCTGGTCTCGGCGCCGGCCACGGTCACCATCGTCGTCAGCCTGACCGAGCCGCCGGTCGCATTCGACCAGACGATCATTATTGGGCGACGCACGGGCACTGTTGCGGCCCAATGGGCCATCTTTCTGAGTGGCAGCTCATCGGCGGTGCGGTTCAAGATCGTCAGGTGGCCCACGTACCAGGACTACAACTACGTGGGAATATGCGGCACCACTACTGACCCCACCATCCCTCAGGATGGGCCCTGTTCTGTCATGGATTATGTGGGGGGCCGGACCTACCAAACCGGCTGGACTGCCATCGACGGCGGGACAAGGAAGCCCACCGTGACGCCCGAAGTCGGCACATCGTCAGTAGTGGACCTTCAGCTTGCAAGCGGACTGCCGTCGCCGCAATCCACAGGCAACATCACCGTCACGGGATCGCCCTATGCCGTCGTGTATACCGCCACGATCTGTCACTTCCAGGACTTCTCTCAGGATTCTTTTGATTTTGTCGCCATTGACGCAAATGGCGTGGAATCCGCACCGGCAACTGTGACGATTCTTCCCCGAAACCAATGCGTCGGCACCCACTAA
- a CDS encoding sulfide-dependent adenosine diphosphate thiazole synthase → MNQTRAIASTRERDITRAIAREHFRQFDDLVESDALIIGSGPSGLVCARDLALAGFKVVIVEQMNHLGGGFWNGGYLMNKATIASPAQTILEEVGVPCQDAGPDMYLVDPPHAVAKLIGAAYDAGVKVLNFTKVVDLVYRADRLEGVVVNWTPLEMVGHDVAHVDPIALESRAVVDATGHDAVAVQMLAKRGLHQPIPGNGAMWVDQSEEIVIEKTGEVYPNLFLVGLSVAAVYGTPRMGPAFGAMLLSGRKGAGQISAKLAAQPATSRG, encoded by the coding sequence ATGAACCAGACACGCGCCATCGCTTCCACCCGAGAACGGGACATTACCCGGGCCATCGCCCGCGAACACTTCCGGCAGTTCGACGACCTGGTCGAGTCCGACGCGCTGATTATCGGGTCCGGTCCCTCGGGGCTGGTGTGCGCCCGCGATCTGGCTCTCGCGGGCTTCAAGGTCGTAATCGTCGAGCAGATGAACCACTTGGGCGGAGGGTTCTGGAACGGCGGGTACCTCATGAACAAGGCGACGATCGCTTCACCGGCCCAAACGATTCTCGAGGAAGTCGGCGTGCCGTGCCAGGACGCCGGCCCCGACATGTATCTTGTCGATCCTCCCCACGCGGTGGCCAAGCTGATCGGTGCGGCCTATGACGCAGGGGTGAAGGTCCTCAATTTTACAAAAGTCGTGGACTTGGTTTACCGCGCGGACCGCCTCGAAGGCGTGGTGGTCAACTGGACGCCGTTGGAGATGGTGGGGCACGACGTGGCGCACGTGGATCCGATCGCCCTTGAATCCCGCGCGGTAGTGGACGCCACGGGGCACGACGCGGTGGCGGTGCAGATGCTGGCCAAGCGGGGTCTGCATCAACCGATCCCGGGGAACGGCGCGATGTGGGTGGATCAGTCCGAAGAAATCGTGATCGAAAAAACCGGCGAGGTGTATCCCAACCTGTTTCTCGTGGGCCTGTCAGTCGCGGCGGTCTACGGCACGCCTCGCATGGGACCGGCTTTCGGCGCCATGCTGTTATCAGGACGCAAAGGCGCCGGTCAAATCTCAGCCAAACTGGCGGCCCAGCCAGCCACCAGCCGCGGATAA
- the thiC gene encoding phosphomethylpyrimidine synthase ThiC, which translates to MNTHDNGSGNGRAAVATERVTTNGLTLTPFPASRKVYVEGSLGGVRVAMREIQVSPTRHAKDGALEHNEPIVVYDPSGPYTDPHATIDIRRGLEPLRRTWVLRRGDVEELSRVSSEYGRRREEDVRLDNVRFPNLRKPLRAKPGMNVTQMHYARQGIVTPEMEYIAIRENQLRERLMEVMEHPGRAARSHLAHQHPGQSWGASIPAVITPEFVRDEVARGRAIIPANINHPESEPMIIGRNFLVKINANIGNSAVASSIEEEVEKMIWAIRWGSDTVMDLSTGKNIHETREWIIRNAPVPIGTVPIYQALEKVEGQVEELTWELFRDTLIEQAEQGVDYFTIHAGVLLRYVPLTASRAAGIVSRGGSILAKWCLAHHKENFLYTHFEEICEIMKAYDVSFSLGDGLRPGAVADANDEAQFGELETLGELTQIAWKHDVQVMIEGPGHVPMHLIHENMTKQLAVCHEAPFYTLGPLTTDIAPGYDHITSGIGAAMIGWYGCAMLCYVTPKEHLGLPTKEDVKQGVIAYKIAAHAADLAKGHPGAQRRDNALSKARFEFRWEDQFNLSLDPDTAKAYHDETLPTEGAKVAHFCSMCGPKFCSMKITQDVRDYAAQKALDEATALESGLHEKAEEFKKTGLEIYR; encoded by the coding sequence ATGAATACCCATGACAACGGATCAGGTAACGGTCGCGCTGCGGTGGCCACGGAGCGCGTGACGACCAACGGACTGACGCTCACGCCGTTTCCGGCGTCGCGCAAGGTGTACGTCGAGGGATCGCTCGGCGGAGTGCGCGTGGCCATGCGCGAAATTCAGGTATCTCCGACCCGGCACGCCAAGGACGGCGCGCTCGAGCACAACGAGCCGATCGTCGTCTACGACCCTTCCGGGCCTTACACCGACCCCCACGCGACCATCGACATTCGCCGGGGGCTGGAGCCGCTGCGCCGGACATGGGTGCTGCGGCGCGGCGACGTCGAGGAGTTGTCTCGCGTCTCCTCCGAGTACGGCCGTCGGCGCGAGGAGGATGTGCGCCTGGACAATGTCCGCTTCCCGAACCTGCGCAAGCCGTTGCGCGCCAAACCGGGCATGAACGTGACGCAGATGCACTACGCGCGGCAAGGCATCGTCACGCCCGAGATGGAGTACATCGCGATCCGCGAGAACCAGCTCCGCGAGCGGTTGATGGAGGTGATGGAGCACCCGGGGCGCGCCGCGCGGAGCCACCTCGCGCACCAACATCCGGGCCAGAGTTGGGGGGCAAGTATCCCCGCGGTCATCACGCCGGAATTCGTCCGCGACGAGGTGGCGCGCGGCCGGGCGATCATCCCCGCCAACATCAACCATCCCGAGTCCGAGCCCATGATCATCGGCCGCAACTTCCTGGTCAAGATCAACGCGAACATCGGCAACTCCGCGGTGGCGTCGTCGATCGAGGAAGAAGTCGAGAAGATGATCTGGGCGATCCGGTGGGGGTCGGACACGGTGATGGACCTGTCCACCGGCAAGAACATCCACGAAACCCGCGAGTGGATCATCCGCAACGCGCCGGTGCCGATCGGGACCGTGCCGATCTACCAGGCCCTGGAAAAGGTCGAGGGGCAAGTCGAAGAACTCACCTGGGAGCTTTTCCGCGACACGCTGATCGAACAAGCCGAGCAAGGGGTGGACTACTTCACCATCCACGCGGGCGTGTTGCTGCGCTACGTGCCGCTGACGGCCTCGCGCGCCGCGGGGATCGTGTCTCGCGGCGGCTCGATTCTGGCCAAGTGGTGCCTGGCGCACCACAAGGAAAACTTCCTGTACACCCACTTCGAAGAGATCTGCGAGATCATGAAGGCGTACGACGTGTCCTTCTCGCTGGGCGACGGCCTGCGGCCCGGCGCAGTGGCCGACGCCAATGACGAAGCCCAGTTCGGCGAGTTGGAGACGCTGGGTGAACTCACGCAAATCGCGTGGAAGCACGACGTGCAGGTCATGATCGAGGGGCCGGGGCACGTGCCCATGCACCTGATTCACGAGAACATGACCAAACAACTCGCGGTCTGCCACGAGGCGCCGTTCTACACCCTGGGGCCGTTGACCACCGACATCGCGCCGGGGTACGACCACATCACCTCCGGGATCGGCGCGGCCATGATCGGGTGGTACGGCTGCGCGATGCTTTGCTACGTCACGCCCAAGGAGCACCTGGGATTGCCGACTAAGGAGGACGTCAAGCAGGGAGTGATCGCGTACAAGATCGCGGCGCACGCCGCGGACCTGGCCAAGGGGCACCCGGGCGCTCAGCGGCGCGACAACGCATTGTCCAAGGCGCGGTTCGAGTTCCGCTGGGAGGACCAGTTCAACCTGTCGCTGGACCCGGACACCGCAAAGGCCTACCACGACGAGACCCTGCCCACCGAGGGCGCCAAGGTCGCGCATTTCTGTTCGATGTGCGGGCCGAAGTTCTGTTCGATGAAGATCACGCAGGACGTCCGAGACTACGCCGCCCAGAAGGCCCTGGACGAGGCGACCGCGCTGGAATCGGGCTTACACGAAAAGGCGGAAGAGTTCAAAAAGACGGGATTGGAAATCTATCGGTAG
- a CDS encoding Fe(3+) ABC transporter substrate-binding protein, translating to MPLIARLVPTVTLVIGLAHAIASAADEVVVYSSRNEQLIKPLFDAYTKETGVHVRFITDKEGPLIERLKAEGSNTPADLLITVDAGNLWFAGDEGLLRAVESHALRANIPEAWRDPDNRWFGLTVRARTIVYNTKRVKPTDLSSYEDLGTAKWKKRLCLRTSKKVYNQSLVAMMIAELGEAKTEAIVRSWVANLATDVFSDDTAMIEAIAAGQCDVGIANTYYFGRFKSKHPDAPVALFWPNQGDRGVHVNVSGGGVTRHSKRAAAAVRLLEWLSSPSAQKIFTEIDFEYPANPSVAPSPTVAAWGTFRSDPINVSKAGELQRAAVMLMDRAGYR from the coding sequence ATGCCTTTGATCGCTCGACTCGTTCCCACCGTGACCCTCGTCATCGGCCTTGCCCACGCCATCGCCTCGGCGGCCGACGAGGTGGTGGTCTACAGTTCGAGGAACGAACAACTCATCAAACCCCTCTTCGACGCTTACACCAAGGAAACCGGCGTCCACGTACGGTTCATCACCGACAAGGAAGGCCCCCTCATCGAGCGCCTCAAGGCCGAGGGCTCCAACACCCCGGCGGACCTCCTGATCACGGTCGACGCGGGCAATTTGTGGTTCGCAGGCGACGAAGGCCTGCTGCGGGCGGTGGAATCCCACGCGCTGCGCGCCAACATTCCCGAGGCGTGGCGCGATCCCGACAACCGGTGGTTCGGGCTCACGGTCCGCGCGCGGACCATCGTGTACAACACGAAACGCGTCAAACCGACTGACTTGTCCTCCTACGAAGACCTCGGGACCGCCAAATGGAAGAAACGGCTCTGCTTACGCACGTCGAAAAAAGTTTATAACCAATCGCTGGTCGCGATGATGATCGCGGAGCTGGGTGAAGCCAAAACCGAGGCGATCGTCCGTTCGTGGGTCGCCAATCTCGCCACCGACGTGTTTTCCGACGACACGGCGATGATCGAGGCAATTGCCGCGGGCCAATGTGACGTCGGCATCGCCAACACCTACTACTTCGGACGGTTCAAGAGCAAACACCCCGACGCTCCTGTTGCCTTGTTCTGGCCCAATCAGGGCGATCGCGGCGTCCACGTGAACGTCTCCGGAGGCGGCGTGACCCGCCACAGCAAACGCGCCGCCGCGGCGGTTCGTCTGCTGGAATGGCTCTCGTCCCCGTCGGCGCAGAAGATCTTTACCGAGATCGACTTCGAATATCCCGCAAATCCCTCTGTCGCGCCGTCCCCGACCGTGGCGGCGTGGGGCACGTTTCGATCCGATCCCATCAATGTGTCGAAGGCCGGAGAGTTGCAGCGCGCGGCGGTGATGTTGATGGACCGGGCAGGCTACCGGTAA